One stretch of Pomacea canaliculata isolate SZHN2017 linkage group LG11, ASM307304v1, whole genome shotgun sequence DNA includes these proteins:
- the LOC112574907 gene encoding uncharacterized protein LOC112574907, which produces MGTRLPSYTMEGGKRSRDINTSRKLSPVCIILPTLFLSLQITLYSTVSAQDGLIRCDVLSAKLHGNTSLTCHFPEDVSQTKRDFSVSRYSDKNNTYEILDCWWMSGKVECRNAHGYEYNKIISDRLSLEILEISAPQVATYACHLPGYGPDSIVTCDLNVELDGISECEILSVKLNSQTALTCYFREDLSKTRVDFSVSHHSKLGVADRVLSCTWTGDSPTCTTALGYLFDKKVTSHLTLQIPSALEVHEGTYSCQTASAVSSKTCSFALEQDNGYKGKASCNISSVKENEPAALTCVFSSDISVTKDNFEVVRPDGKGPNVANCTWTNGKLECTTATGFDVNKTVTDHVIIRLSQATPAHTGQYACRLQGSDDGGFTPCALIVMAGDPRDEFYAAVVAGIVISLLVVIALITAILFVLCRRGKIVCKHPPFLQRFSKKQEESEEGQSMIPKKSSQKMDETTEKFLTYLSDDFIKMYPDFDTKSYLVPPLYFNRNTYKEGNIGGQQVYITKPPDEETVKHDLAMARVLHSLRLLVEQEDQDVMFFISQFNYDDYLATPGQDFLSHKLPMPVGLIGQEKHFGDFDILILHRNLGVLVGVVKACSDDPGKTNDTIIVEEMKKGWEELNNADRMLKHLLSSEQNEIVVHKLLMLPNVSQDRLESLLLGNDDMTKDLATCLGISEPSYLHKECLCTEHLDDADWIGLGLELKKLLIRRLMRSDDNTPFSVDQYVAIISRFCGPATPWSLKIPGGPPKAVLSPAFKHSLSMTGDLFCAPVLQPEQWDALNDHSPRVVLTGPPASGKTRMLVLTGIRWISEGHTVHVVSTCKESRAATEMIHAELSRVLQEKQLPGAVSLVPFEDESITEGVIQMTEEAADGSLYIIADEPESYKKQPEFRAFVDSLQKEVPELYLRAASYFQENVPVCCKTQTFTKSLTCPPSILLQADVTKVFSECGITAWRPDMRTTAPTEGPPIKFVYHSNEGHNGSHPGVCGECATEVKEFLQTLHICNEADCSRETDGLSHLHYKDILFLYEITDDPISTPIYKVLMDAGIKVKVLDKDHPVLSAMRATNDEVLITRGRHVLGIKKKVVIYVQGKWKLFQDMPQHWKRLRGLTSCTSQLVWVRTKTL; this is translated from the exons ATGGGCACAAG ATTGCCATCCTATACAATGGAAGGAGGtaaaagatcacgtgacattaaTACTTCTAGAAAGTTATCTCCAGTTTGTATCATTCTGCCTACATTATTCCTAAGCCTTCAGATCACACTGTATTCAACAGTATCAGCACAAG atGGTCTGATAAGGTGCGATGTTCTGTCTGCAAAACTACATGGTAACACTTCTCTGACCTGTCATTTTCCTGAAGATGTCAGTCAAACGAAGAGAGACTTCAGCGTGTCACGATACTCAGATAAGAACAATACAT aTGAGATTCTGGACTGCTGGTGGATGTCAGGAAAGGTAGAGTGCAGAAATGCCCATGGATACGagtataacaaaataatatctgACAGACTGTCGCTGGAAATTCTAGAAATTTCAGCTCCACAAGTGGCTACTTACGCCTGTCACCTCCCTGGATATGGACCCGACTCCATTGTCACCTGTGACCTCAATGTTGAGCTAG ACGGAATCTCCGAATGTGAGATCCTGTCTGTGAAGCTGAATTCACAAACTGCGCTGACGTGTTACTTTCGTGAGGACCTCAGCAAAACTCGGGTGGATTTCTCAGTCTCTCACCACTCCAAGCTCGGTGTTGCAG ATCGCGTGTTAAGCTGCACATGGACTGGTGACAGTCCCACTTGTACCACGGCCCTCGGCTACTTGTTTGACAAGAAGGTGACCTCTCACCTCACGCTCCAGATTCCCAGTGCACTGGAGGTCCACGAAGGGACGTACAGCTGTCAGACAGCGAGCGCTGTCTCTTCTAAGACCTGCTCGTTCGCTCTTGAGCAAGATAACGGATATAAAG GAAAAGCAAGCTGCAATATTTCAAGTGTGAAGGAGAATGAACCTGCAGCATTGACATGCGTCTTCAGCTCCGATATCAGTGTTACTAAAGACAACTTTGAAGTGGTCCGTCCTGATGGCAAAG GTCCTAATGTTGCAAATTGCACCTGGACAAACGGCAAACTGGAGTGTACCACAGCCACAGGGTTCGACGTCAACAAAACAGTcacagatcacgtgatcatcAGATTATCACAAGCCACACCTGCTCACACCGGACAATATGCTTGTCGTCTGCAAGGCTCTGATGACGGCGGCTTCACGCCGTGTGCTTTGATCGTCATGGCAGGAG ACCCTCGTGATGAATTTTATGCAGCTGTAGTTGCAGGGATTGTTATCTCACTGCTGGTTGTGATAGCCTTAATAACTGCTATTCTTTTTGTACTGTGCAGAAGAGG taaaattGTGTGCAAGCATCCTCCGTTCCTACAAAGATTCTCTAAGAAACAAGAAGAGTCTGAAGAGGGTCAGTCAATGATACCCAAAAAG TCTTCGCAGAAGATGGATGAGACGACAGAGAAATTTCTGACCTACCTGTCTGatgatttcataaaaatgtatcCTGACTTCGACACAAAATCGTATCTTGTGCCACCGCTGTACTTTAACAGAAACACATACAAAGAAGGTAACATCGGTGGACAACAAGTGTACATCACAAAGCCACCCGATGAGGAGACCGTGAAACATGACCTGGCGATGGCTCGTGTCCTCCACAGTCTCCGTCTCTTGGTGGAGCAGGAGGACCAGGATGTGATGTTTTTCATATCACAGTTTAACTACGACGACTACCTGGCTACACCAGGACAAGACTTTCTCAGCCACAAGCTGCCCATGCCAGTGGGTCTTATAGGGCAAGAAAAACATTTCGGGGACTTTGACATTCTTATCCTTCATCGCAATCTCGGGGTACTGGTTGGGGTGGTCAAAGCTTGTAGTGATGATCCAGGTAAGACAAATGACACAATCATTGTCGAGGAGATGAAAAAAGGCTGGGAGGAGCTGAACAATGCAGACCGCATgttaaaacatcttttgtctTCTGAACAGAATGAAATTGTTGTACACAAATTACTGATGTTGCCAAATGTATCCCAAGACCGCCTTGAAAGCTTATTACTAGGTAACGACGATATGACAAAG GATCTAGCTACATGCCTTGGAATTTCAGAGCCTTCTTATCTTCATAAAGAATGTCTGTGCACAGAGCACTTGGATGATGCCGATTGGATTGGGTTAGGACTTGAGCTGAAGAAATTGTTAATTCGTCGATTGATGAGATCAGACGATAATACGCCATTTAGTGTCGACCAGTATGTGGCGATAATTTCCAg GTTCTGCGGACCTGCCACACCCTGGTCCTTAAAGATTCCAGGTGGTCCTCCAAAAGCTGTTCTGTCCCCGGCATTCAAACACTCGCTGAGCATGACGGGAGATTTATTCTGCGCGCCAGTCCTGCAGCCCGAGCAGTGGGATGCTCTCAATGACCACAGTCCTCGTGTGGTTCTCACGGGGCCGCCAGCTTCAGGGAAAACAAGGATGCTTGTGTTGACAGGAATACGATGGATATCCGAAGGTCACACAGTCCACGTGGTGTCCACTTGTAAAGAGAGTCGAGCAGCTACGGAGATGATACACGCAGAGCTGTCGAGGGTTTTACAGGAGAAACAATTACCAGGAGCAGTCAGTCTAGTCCCCTTCGAGGACGAAAGCATAACAGAAGGAGTTATACAAATGACAGAAGAGGCTGCTGATGGATCTTTGTATATTATTGCTGATGAGCCCGAGTCTTACAA GAAACAACCGGAATTTAGGGCTTTTGTGGACAGTCTACAAAAAGAAGTTCCAGAACTTTATCTCCGTGCTGCcagttattttcaagaaaacgtCCCGGTCTGCTGCAAGACACAAACCTTTACCAAGAGTTTAACCTGTCCACCATCAATTCTCTTGCAAGCGGATGTGACAAAAgttttctctgaatgtggcatcACTGCGTGGAGACCTGACATGAGAACTACAGCACCCACAGAAGGTCCACCAATTAAATTTGTGTACCACAGCAACGAGGGGCACAATGGGAGTCATCCAGGTGTCTGTGGAGAATGTGCAACAGAAGTGAAAGAATTTCTACAAACTTTACACATCTGTAacgaag CTGATTGTTCCCGGGAGACTGATGGCTTGTCGCACCTTCATTATAAAGACATACTGTTTTTGTATGAAATTACTGATGACCCCATTAGCACTCCAATCTATAAAGTGCTGATGGATGCAGGTATAAAAGTTAAAGTCCTTGACAAGGACCATCCTGTACTGAGTGCTATGAGAGCCACAAATGACGAGGTGTTAATAACTAGAGGGAGACACGTGCTCGGGATCAAAAAGAAAGTTGTTATTTATGTGCAAGGAAAATGGAAATTATTTCAAGACATGCCTCAACACTGGAAACGATTGCGAGGTCTGACCAGCTGTACCTCTCAGCTAGTCTGGGTACGAACTAAAACACTGTAA